A region of the Vidua chalybeata isolate OUT-0048 chromosome 7, bVidCha1 merged haplotype, whole genome shotgun sequence genome:
agttatttttacattaaatttaCCATCCTTTCAGATATGTTGAAAATTAGGACTCTAAACATGATTATTTCAAAGTATCATTTTTAACAATCTTGCACAGGCCCGACAGTCAAAAACATGAAGTTTTGATTCAGCTTGGCAGGTTTCACATACGTTCATAGGCAGGCTACTTTGAAATATGTTGGGTGTGTTTTTTACttatctgttttatttttatcaaaaaaagggtttgattatttttatttaaatctttaCATGAACTGGTTTTGTGCAATACCACTGCCAGTGTAGcttgagaaaacaaaatgtgtcTGGAACATTGACTAGTCCAAGTACTGTCTACCTCTTAAAAAAGTAAGTTTCTAGGAAAATCCAATGGGAGTGAATTTTAACACAGGAAGTCAGTCctagaataatttaattttaaacaggCACCGTCTCTACCACTGGTGATTTGATGCACTCTTCGTGCAGTCTGCTCTTTTCTGGGAGGTTTAGAGAATTCTCAGCAGGGTGTTCCTGCACATGACTGTCACCATTCAAAGCTGAAACAAAGCCATCTTGAGAAGGACCTTTCAAGTATGAGTGAAATTCCACTGGTGGGTGACTTGGCCTATGCTCAGTGTATAAACTGTTACAGGGAGTACTGCCATCCCCTTCAGAAGATGAGCAGCAAACAATCACTGAGGGGTTTGCAGAAGGGTAATGAGGGCTGCTAAAAGTTTCCTCTGATGGCCGTGTGTAGTCAACAAACTGTTCTGAAGTCATGTTGTAAGGCACCAGAGAAAGACTACCATTCTTGACAGCATCCCTTTCTGAGTAAGTCTCACCGATCTGGTTAGCAGTACCAGCAACGTGGTTCTCTATTTGGTAATACAGAGTTGAAGAGTTAGTATAGTATGAGGCATTTTTAGAGTGGTTTTCATGCACAGCAGTTCCATCAGAGTAGCAAAGGACAGAAGGAAGAGGCACCATATCAGCATGGGAGCTCATACTTTCTACAAAatcatctgctttttcttcctcctcatcttcctcctcatcttcctcttcctcttcatcatcATCTGATTCACTAGGGGCTAAACTCTGTGTACTAGAATCTGTAACTCCACTACAAAAGCTACTcccatcttcctcttcctcctcttcccctgcGCAGTCCAAGTCCTCGGCTGACTGGGAATGCATAACTGTAGCCGGGGGTTCGGTTTCAATCTCAAAATTTTCTGCAATCGAATATTCAACTGGATGGGGTCCTGGACTCATGGAACTACTGTGTGCACTTATCTCAGTGTGACAGCCATTGAGTGCTGGAACTTGCTGCTCTCTATTTTTCTCCAACTCAAGTTTCATTATGGTGTGCAAAAAGTGAGTCCGTACACGGATAGGGTTAAATTCGATTCTACCTGCTGTATTGCTACACCCTTCTTTAGTGCAACCGCATGGAAAAGACATACGATCcaccttttaaaaaagagaatacAGATTAACAATAGGAAGCAAAAGCCTGGTGACATGACAGAGCTTAGACAGCTTAGAGAAATACAAAGGTGAAGTAGGATTCACCTTGAGAAATGCTGGTAGAATAAGTCAAAGCTAACAGTCATTCAGGGAGTCAGCCCTGGAGTTCAGCAGTACTGAGAGAACAGTAACCTGGGGCCTGGACATGTTCCACTAttgcagagaagggaaaattgaTTCTGTTCCACAGGTTATTACACAGTGGAACAAAAAATAGGTAGCGTTTCAACTTCTTGATCTGCTATAGCTTTACTTCATTTTGTGCTCAAATCCAGGCAAAAGCATTACCAGAAACACCTTAAAATTTGGTAAAAATCATGGAAACTAGACACTCATTGAAACAAAATGAATGATATACAAAAATGAATGATATACAAAAACCTTATAAAGTTACCAATCGGGACACCTGATCTCAGAAAATAGGAACAAAAACTCAAGTGCATTTTCAAAGGTAATCCAGCCAATTCTAGATGCAATATTGTAAGCTCAACAGACTGGGCACATAACTTCTACATCTAATATCTTAAACTTTTGAAAATGTGACTGAATCCATGTGGTGGCAAGTTTGATTAGACAGCCTAAGGTCTGCGACTTTCACCTGCACTGTAACACCTAAACATCAAATATGAGCAGGAGAACCACACAACATAATCCAGTTCATCTTCCCCACATGTGGAGATGAAAGCAAAGAGactgcattatttaaaatagcaGAGAAAATTTAGCTTGGATTTATGAGATGATGAAAAATGCATTCAGGAAGAAAACTCAGCTGCACAACAGCAACTCAGCAGAACTAGCAGAAATGTCTTTTAGGGAACATTCTGGGACATGTACAGCTGACACTATGCAAATGTACAATATGAAATACCTCTTCAGTCTGCAGAGGAAAAACCTGCTataaaaaaattgcatataGGCAGTAAAAAGGTATCATGCACAGATTTTAAGTATCATGCATGTTACATAAAGGACAGTATTGCAGAATGTCATTTATTGTTTCCCATGGAGTTTGGACTATAATTCATATTTGGAGTGTCTGCTAattgtttctaaaataaaaggtaataTCCCTTCCGAAATCTGCAGGCTACTTATTCGTCTGTTGTCTGCATCTGCCTATTTAGATAAAGCCTTAAAAGGAGTATGAGGAGCAGAATATTTGtgtaagaacaaaaaaaaaaccctaagccATGCATGTGCCTAAAATCATACTGAAGATATTTTAGGAGATTGTACTGATTGCCCACTATAAGGCCCCTTAAAACAGGGCCTTAAAAACCAGGTTGGACATCCACAAGTGTTATTGCCTAATACTTAATTTCCAATAGTTATAACTTCAAGAACAGAAAGTACACACATGTGCATGGACACACaactttccccctccccagacaACTAAATAATGACAATAATGTAGACATTTACCTGACATTTTATGCCTGCAAGACTGCAGGTGCAAGTTTCTGGGTCACAGAACACACGGCAGTCACAGCCACAATCCTCTCTGGACAGGCGGATGGCTCGCAGCTCGTGCTTTTCTTCCACGTCGATCTTCTTCACTCCAGAAGCTCGCAGCAACGCCCGCCGCTTTTTTGTAGGCAGGGGTTGGAGAAAAAAGTACTCATCTACTTCAGTGTTGTCTAGATCAATATCATCATCAGAAATGTCATCCAGAGTCAGTGTATTGGCTTCCTCAGATTCCACCGTACCGTTCTTTGTCATCTGTTGCACAGAACGATTAACAAAGTCCTTAAATGACGCTCACGTGTACGTCATGCCACAGATGTCAATATGTGACACGCATGATCAATCTACAAAGCTGTACGTAAAAATGCTGCATAACTGCCAGGAAGTTCCAGAAAATCATCACAGGTAACCAAGCATTTCTTTCACATTTAgaatatgaattaaaaatacatttttaataccAAGTTTGTAATGAAGGTAAGAAATTACCTGTTCTTTATTTACCTAAATGTACTGTTTGTCATTAGCTGCTCGATCTCATGCCTTTCTGAAATCTCgttttttctgtattgtttcACAAGAAAATTTTTAAGACCTTGATTCCTGTCTCTGACCTCTCTGAAATTCTTAAATATTCCTTTTGAGACAGCTGTGATACTACTAACATGGATTCAGATTATGATGCATCACAGGTTTGCAAAATGTACATATTAGTACATATTTTATGTACTAATCCATTTTCTGTTATACTTTTCACATTACACTGGCAAAAGAGGGGGTAATAGCTCCCTAAATAGTTCTGCCTGGCCCTGGGACAATGGGGAGATTATTTACACCAGGTATTTCAATGTATTAGTTCAGTAAGGTAGGAAAAGCAACATTAGAAATCATCCTTTCCCCTGTACATTCTACAGAGAGAGAGGTAAATCCACACAGGGATTAAATGTATCTGAATTAGCTGCCAGAAGCTAATACCTCACCATACACACAACTCAGCCTGAATACTCAGTCCAGAATGGCATTCTTGGTTAtatcttttcattttatgttaGCAAGGTAAAACTAAGTAGAGTGTATTTATGTTTCtttgatttatttgcttttttgtttaatatataATAGGGGAATGACCTGCCTAAGAAATCtgatttctctaattttataTACAAAGGCTCAAACCACTCCTTAAGCAGATCACTGTTATTTAATCTAAGTTTAAAACTGTGGAGGGAGAAAAATTCTAATCCCTGCTCCTGTAATTAGTTTACTATTTTATTCAATTActgtttaataaaaattaacttttagGGCTCTTACCCATGAGGTGAATGCTGTAATGGGTCAGCACACAAAGGCACCTACAGAACCATACCAATCCTGTCATgtatttctcctcctcctcctgccaatcttttctacttttctccGCAGCAGTAGAGCTTTAGGGACTGGCCTCCAGTGGTGTGCTGAATGCCACATGCATCCCACAGGCTGGAATGTCACACGTGTGCCACCAGCCAGCGCTTTGCCATTTCAAAGCACCTCAGCTCCTGACTCCTTTGCAGGATGATTTCCTTGTTGCCacctctaatttttttttccctcagttttgGCACACAAAGAAcaaatgaattaataaaaaggaaagactccagcatttctcaaaaaaataaCTGGGTAACTACAGAGGGAGGAAGATTATAAAAAAGTACCAAATACATTTTCCAGAACTTCAAGGGAACATTAACCTCTCTTGATTGTCATAATATTGCTCATCTGAATTAAACTTGATAGTAGGTGGGTAAATTTCCTCATAAATCTAAAGGTTAATGTCATAACCAGAGATAAAAGGCCAATGAATATGTGAAGCCTTTGGGTGAAATTCAGTCCCACTcagtaaaagaggaaaaatgtagGATGGACACCTCTGCCTTGCCCTAGTTGGAAATTACGACTTCCCACAAAGGAAACCTACTGTGTCCACAGACCAGGGAGCCTTAACATCACTGGTCTCATGCTAATAATGTTAATTTCACGAGGCATTATGAGTAAGCAATAAGGACTCTCTTAGGTAATTTTTTGTGCTTACTCATGCTTTCTCAAATGATTACCTTGTACCTTTCATTTGATAAGATGGCTTTTACATCCAGAATTTTCACACTCTGCTGCTAATAAGTGTTTATGCTCCTGTCAGCAGTGTTGACATCAAAGTGCTGGTACTAAATGGCCAAAGTGACTTGAAAATGATTTCACAGCCTTTATCTGCTTTTAGTTAGATGTGTTTCTGATTTGGCCCTTTGCTTTTAGCAACAAAAACAATAAACAGTACTCAATATTATGGAAACTCAATTTCAATATAttcctgtatttttatcttttttaacaGATTATACAGGAGCAAATACTTTCTACTCACCgatttgtatattttaatgtaattaaaaaaaaatttaaaaatccccgagaaactgaaattaaaaaccacactgaaaatGTTACTTTCTATTTACATAATGGTTTACAAATAGAAAAACCTCTGACTAAACTTAATCCTActccattttctcatttttatgtgatgtacagtaatttttaatgcaaattctgattaacacattttctttaaatgaataATAGTTTTGCTGACATAACTTCTGGCACTGTCACCTTAAAATGccacatttccttttttattcacTTAGAAACTATGTGAATGACCAAGCAGCCCTTCCATGTCTGTAATGAAAAATCAGCAAGGCCCTGTTCTCTTAAGCAAACAAAACATGCTTGGTGCCTTACAGTGACTCTTCACTAATTCAGCAAgtcctggattttcttttcatgtttgaaattttctttttttttttttaaacccaagCACATAATCAGGGATGCAACTAAATCAAAGTTAATGGACTAGTTAAAACAGGAAGATTTTTGTTGCCTATGTCTTTATACATGCTCCAGATGAAAAGGAATATTTCACTCTAGTAAAAGACTTAACATCAGTAAGATGAAAATAAGGAACGCAAATAAGGCTCTCCTTATTCACTGACTACTTATGAAGAGATTTTGCAGAAAGTTAATAATCTTAATAATCATCCACTGAAACAAGTGGctgggaagatggaaaaacatgtatttggaaaatgagaagaaagtATGGTCTGTGTCCCCAAAACAGACTGGGCAGAAGCTAAGTAAGTTAATTAAGAAAGGAGATACATCCCAGCCAAGAGCAGGGTTAGGAAAGGATGAAGAGCCAAACTCCAGTGCCTAAAGGCCAAAAGGCCTCATCTACTCTTTCAAGGTAAATAAGATCTGTGATTTTCCTTGATTTACTTTCTAgccaagaaaagaaattgtattATTTGTATGCTTGACTATTCTTTACTCACTCCACTGGGGATTCCTCTCTTTGAGCTGATTCCTGGAAGTCAGCCAAGGGATGTACAGCTAGTCATCAGTTACACAGCACAATTCACACTTGATGCTCTGAAAGCCCTGTGATGTGAGATGTTACAGGTATAACTTCTATCAAGTGATAAGTCACTAACACTCTACTAGCTTTTGGTTTCCAACCTGTCCAAATATCTGTCTTTGATTCACCTTTGTCCTGAGTGGTTTTATGTTTGCTCTATGACAGTTCAAATTTTATGACCTTATGAATTTATTTAAGACTCTATTTAGCTatgaaaaaacaccaaaaagttaggagactgaaaaaattaattgcaaatgTGAGGATCATGCACATTTCCTCAGGCCCTGAGACAAAGAACTCATGAACTCATAGCTCATTCTATAGAAAAAATGATTAAAGGCATTTCTTAAACTTGGAGGGTGCCACTTTGCTCTGTACAACTACAGAAACAGAGATGTAGTATCACAAAAGAAGGGGATGTGCAGCACAGAAGCTTGGTTACAATTCTAAATATTGTTCACTTTTAATTACAGGATTCATCTGAAAGAGTCAAAAATATATGCAACACAATCCATGACACAAAAAACCAGAACTTCAGCCACCAGTTTTAAAGCGGCAGAAGGAACACACTTCCTTTACCTGCTCTCCTTTACTCAAATACAGAGTTTCTTTCCTCTCCTACATTGTATTCAAAAGCACAGCTTTATTGGGAAGTTGGCCCAAGGAAGGCCAATGGTATCCTGTGGTGCATCAAGGAAGTGTGGCtagcaggttgagggaggtgatcctgcccctctgcttggccacatctggagtattgtgttcagttctggTCTCCACAGCTCAAGAACAACAAGGAGctactggagagggtccagtggaggccacaaagatggtTTGGGGTCTGAAGCATCTCTCTTGTTAGGGAGACTGCAAGAGCTGGGCCTGTTtggtctggagaagagaagactgaaagGGGATCTCATTAATGCACATTAATATCTCAAAGGGGCTGCCAAGAGCATGGTGTCAGAcccttttcagtggtgcccagcagaACAAAGAGGAGCAATGCCCATAAACTAAACCACAAGAAATGCTACCTCAACATgtggaagaacttctttacactgagggtggcagagcactggaacaggctgcccagggaggatGTGGAgcctccctctctggagacattcaaaacccacctggacatgTTCCGGGTATCAACTGCTCTAGGTGAACCCTGCCTTGGTGGGGGCTGTTGAGCAGATGATCTCcaaaagtcccttccaatcttAAAAATTCTTGTGAAAACCAGCCAGGATTTGTTCTGACTAGCTGAACTGATATAGCTGCTTAATTTATCTGACACATTTCTTCTGGTTAAATAGTATAGTCACACAATCATGCTTACAATACATACACAATCATTGGAATACTGataacaaaaaacattttagtATCACTGCTTCTTACTTTTTCCCAAATTCACTCAAGTTAGCCAAGAAAGAAGCTCTTTCACTTTCTGTATCGATAATGTTATTATTCCCTTCTCTAATAGACCATTGGGCTTAGAAGACTCATTCGTTTCCTGGTACTTCCAGACTTCTGCTGGACACCTTGTTCAAGGCTAACTCCCACcactttctgcttttattttcctctctgtagaGAACAGGGAGTAAAGAACAACCTCCCTGCAAAGCACTTGGTGGCACACAGCAATGACAACTACAAGAGCACTTGGTATAATCAAACAAAAATGCACCTTCAGTAAAATTAGAAAACTCCAGGAAAACATCTATTTCAACTGAAAATGGAGCTCACAGAAGgtgattgttttgtttaataCGTGTGTTGGCCCCTGTAGCTGTGATGCTGTTCAGTTAAATTAGGGCAGAGATCAAAGTCTTAGACAAGCTTTACCTTTAACTTTAGAGAATTGAGTTTTTCCTCCCTTAGATGCTCTCTCAGCATCTCTCGGTGGAGCCTCTCCTGTTCCATGGCAAACTCGCCCAGGGTATACTGGCGCACACTGTTGTGGCGAGTGGACATTCCCAGCGTGCTTCCTCCTTGGCTGGGAACACTGGTGAAGCCTTGCCTTCTCGTGAAGTAATACACAGTAACACAGTTAAAATGGACATTCTTCGCTCTCTTCCGCTTCTCTCTCTTCAGGATTGAAGAAGCTGGAACAGAGGCAGATTTCACTGTAAATGGTAACTTGCAGTCAGGCAGCAGATGTGTTAAGATAAAGGGAACTGCACAAGTGACAATACCTGACTACACAGACACCATATTCCAAGGTGAGAAGAATGAGAAGATAACATTAGAAATATTTACCACATATGCAAACCTAGAAGCCACTACAAGCTGTTACAGTTATGAACACCATTGTCTACTTCTGAAGAGAAATACTTGGCCAGGaaagtttttctttcccattacatcataaaaatgttttatcctTTTACTAAGTAAGCAACCAAATCCCAGCAAAAGAAACCTCTTTCAGTGTCACAACACAGATGGTGATCCACTGACTTGCACCTCTTCCAACCCCTGCCAACAAAGCTGCACAAGGCAGCAGAGATCCACATCACTACAGCACTGGGTCACACTGACAGAAAAGATTAGTATATCCTATAATCTAATTTGTGATAA
Encoded here:
- the CSRNP3 gene encoding cysteine/serine-rich nuclear protein 3 isoform X1; this translates as MSGILKRKFEEVGGTSPCSCVWESDDDVSSSESADSGSNVHPSASNHFTRTCDSIAAMSGILKRKFEEVDGSSPCSSVRESDDDISSSESADSGDSVNPSTSNHFTPSSILKREKRKRAKNVHFNCVTVYYFTRRQGFTSVPSQGGSTLGMSTRHNSVRQYTLGEFAMEQERLHREMLREHLREEKLNSLKLKMTKNGTVESEEANTLTLDDISDDDIDLDNTEVDEYFFLQPLPTKKRRALLRASGVKKIDVEEKHELRAIRLSREDCGCDCRVFCDPETCTCSLAGIKCQVDRMSFPCGCTKEGCSNTAGRIEFNPIRVRTHFLHTIMKLELEKNREQQVPALNGCHTEISAHSSSMSPGPHPVEYSIAENFEIETEPPATVMHSQSAEDLDCAGEEEEEEDGSSFCSGVTDSSTQSLAPSESDDDEEEEEDEEEDEEEEKADDFVESMSSHADMVPLPSVLCYSDGTAVHENHSKNASYYTNSSTLYYQIENHVAGTANQIGETYSERDAVKNGSLSLVPYNMTSEQFVDYTRPSEETFSSPHYPSANPSVIVCCSSSEGDGSTPCNSLYTEHRPSHPPVEFHSYLKGPSQDGFVSALNGDSHVQEHPAENSLNLPEKSRLHEECIKSPVVETVPV
- the CSRNP3 gene encoding cysteine/serine-rich nuclear protein 3 isoform X2 — protein: MSGILKRKFEEVDGSSPCSSVRESDDDISSSESADSGDSVNPSTSNHFTPSSILKREKRKRAKNVHFNCVTVYYFTRRQGFTSVPSQGGSTLGMSTRHNSVRQYTLGEFAMEQERLHREMLREHLREEKLNSLKLKMTKNGTVESEEANTLTLDDISDDDIDLDNTEVDEYFFLQPLPTKKRRALLRASGVKKIDVEEKHELRAIRLSREDCGCDCRVFCDPETCTCSLAGIKCQVDRMSFPCGCTKEGCSNTAGRIEFNPIRVRTHFLHTIMKLELEKNREQQVPALNGCHTEISAHSSSMSPGPHPVEYSIAENFEIETEPPATVMHSQSAEDLDCAGEEEEEEDGSSFCSGVTDSSTQSLAPSESDDDEEEEEDEEEDEEEEKADDFVESMSSHADMVPLPSVLCYSDGTAVHENHSKNASYYTNSSTLYYQIENHVAGTANQIGETYSERDAVKNGSLSLVPYNMTSEQFVDYTRPSEETFSSPHYPSANPSVIVCCSSSEGDGSTPCNSLYTEHRPSHPPVEFHSYLKGPSQDGFVSALNGDSHVQEHPAENSLNLPEKSRLHEECIKSPVVETVPV